TCAAAAATGCCAAAAACCGATTTTCCATTTAAGGTAAAAGTGGCCTTTACCGAATTTGCATCCATGGTTTCCCAATGAACGTAATGGTTTAACGCCGCCGACGGAAACCAGACCATTTCAGCCAAGTATCTGACCATGGCCCCGGAATTTATTTTTTCATTGTCACCTTCGTTAACAACGGGAATTACATTGGCCAATTTAATGAGCATCTCGCCCTTGCCATCAATAAATTTATCCCTACCCACCATCTTGATCAAGGGTAGAAAATCTACTTCTGTCGACCATATAAAAGCGGGTTTTGAAACATCAAAATACTGTTCGGCCGTAAACGGCATCCATTTGCCTTCAGGTTTGATTTTCATTTTTCCTTTTTGCCGCAAGTGAACTGAAACTAACCGTTCGGTGCCCATAACTCCCGAACTTTGCATCCATTCTTGAACTCTTTCCGGCAATTGCCTTATATCCTCTTTTGTTACCACCGAAATCCCGCCAGGGCCAATATCCCGTACTAAGTCCTGTGTTTCCTGAAAAACCATTTTGTTGAATCGATAAAGGCCATAAGCAGAAATACCTACCACAAGAATTATTGCATTAACTATGGTAACGAACTTGGCATCGCTCCAAAAAATAAAAATCAATATTTGCGAGAGGACCATGGCAATGATGACCAACAGCGACCAAGCTACCATCTTCTTCCAATACAGGATGCTCGATACGATAAAAAGCAAACCCACCAACAACCAAAGTAGCCCAATGGGTCTTGAAATATCCTTGCTGAACTCAGCCAAATTTCCATAACCGAAGGCTTTTGTAAACCCCATTAAATGGATGAGGCCGTGCAATAAGACCATGACC
This sequence is a window from Maribacter aestuarii. Protein-coding genes within it:
- a CDS encoding DUF6920 family protein codes for the protein MRIAFLVMVLLHGLIHLMGFTKAFGYGNLAEFSKDISRPIGLLWLLVGLLFIVSSILYWKKMVAWSLLVIIAMVLSQILIFIFWSDAKFVTIVNAIILVVGISAYGLYRFNKMVFQETQDLVRDIGPGGISVVTKEDIRQLPERVQEWMQSSGVMGTERLVSVHLRQKGKMKIKPEGKWMPFTAEQYFDVSKPAFIWSTEVDFLPLIKMVGRDKFIDGKGEMLIKLANVIPVVNEGDNEKINSGAMVRYLAEMVWFPSAALNHYVHWETMDANSVKATFTLNGKSVFGIFEFSENGEMQSFEAERYYGGGKDASLETWLIKVEEYKNFIGFKIPNKCSVTWKLKEGDFNWLNLEITDWTFNNLELTKN